In one window of Opitutus sp. GAS368 DNA:
- the prmC gene encoding peptide chain release factor N(5)-glutamine methyltransferase yields the protein MLSVLEIIKRTTGFFEQRGVESPRLNAELLIGHALGLKRMQLYLQFERPLTETELEKIRPLVKRRGGREPLQYIMGEAEFSGLKLKVDRRALIPRPETERLIELVTQRVTTPPARVLDLGTGSGAIALALAKAWPEAVVTAVDRSAEALALARENAEVVGFAGRVTFLVSDWFSGVPAGESFQLIVANPPYLSDAETAAAQPEVKDFEPHLALSAGVNGAADLEKIIRAARPYLAAGGLLACETGIAQHQHLLALATAQRYVRAESLRDLTGRERYLLAFV from the coding sequence ATGCTCAGCGTGCTCGAAATCATCAAGCGGACGACCGGCTTCTTCGAGCAGCGCGGGGTGGAGTCACCGCGCCTGAACGCGGAGCTGCTCATCGGGCACGCGCTGGGCCTGAAGCGCATGCAGCTCTACCTGCAATTCGAACGGCCGCTGACCGAGACCGAGTTGGAAAAGATCCGGCCGCTGGTGAAGCGCCGTGGCGGCCGCGAGCCGCTGCAATACATCATGGGGGAGGCGGAATTTTCCGGCTTGAAACTGAAAGTGGACCGACGGGCGCTCATTCCGCGGCCCGAAACGGAGCGGCTGATCGAGCTGGTGACGCAGCGGGTGACGACCCCGCCGGCAAGGGTGCTTGACCTCGGCACCGGCAGCGGGGCCATTGCACTGGCCCTGGCGAAAGCCTGGCCCGAGGCCGTCGTGACCGCCGTGGACAGGAGCGCGGAAGCCCTGGCGTTGGCGCGCGAGAACGCCGAGGTCGTCGGCTTCGCGGGGCGGGTGACGTTCCTGGTTTCCGACTGGTTTTCCGGCGTGCCGGCGGGAGAGAGCTTCCAGCTGATCGTGGCGAACCCGCCTTACCTTTCCGATGCGGAGACGGCGGCGGCCCAGCCGGAAGTGAAGGATTTCGAGCCGCACCTGGCCCTTTCCGCCGGGGTCAACGGCGCGGCGGATCTGGAGAAGATCATCCGGGCGGCGCGCCCCTACCTGGCGGCCGGCGGGCTGCTGGCGTGCGAGACGGGCATTGCGCAGCATCAACACCTGCTGGCCCTGGCGACGGCCCAGCGGTATGTCCGGGCGGAATCGCTGCGCGACCTCACCGGCCGCGAGCGCTACTTATTAGCCTTTGTGTAA
- a CDS encoding carboxy terminal-processing peptidase, with protein MNLPSRSAAKFLALALLLLTAARAVPDREFKTTPVMRLETRTLVQLLEVYHYNKDAVTAKDYPDLITDYMKEGLDPQRLFFTAEDEKNFRTQFGPRIETDLAYLGNIDTAFTIFQTYEERVKARTAWIFEELKKNYDFTTQEVYAPDRSKSEFPANAAEADELWRRRIKFEILQDVLGKKTQEEAKASIHKRYERMLKNVGDIEPLDIQELFLSAFTRMYDPHSSYLSSDTLQDFSIQMKLSLIGIGAVLSIEDDGNCVVKEVKAGSPADLSGQIRTNDKIVAVRQQGGEAIEVIGMKLRRIVDMIRGAKGTKVTLTVLPHDAVDATKTKEVHIVRDVIKLDEARATAAIYDLPGENNQTVPVGVISLNSFYGPSEDTADTAANKNAATQDVAELIGKLKAQGIKALVVDLRRNGGGLLSEAVDLTGLFIEQGPVVQVRDSMGRLQVDSDTNASVTYDGPLAVLTSRFSASASEIFAGALQNYGRAVIIGDSSTHGKGTVQAVLEMKNFLPRLSQNITNTGAAKLTYQKFYLPNGSSTQKKGVIPDITLPSIDDFLPIGEADLPHALMWDEIKSTPFEGHALAKAFVQPLLEASHERQQSLEEFAYWKKNIDWSKERLEQKNISLNLSQRQALKQADDDFKKTMDAERDRLAKNNYASREIKLDSVLKTAVATPKEKPAPGGDDGDTDALDEDTQAKLDVHLREALRVVTDALRLNKDPQYWADGRAPITALHKG; from the coding sequence GTGAATCTACCTTCCCGTTCCGCCGCCAAGTTTCTCGCCCTCGCCCTGCTCCTCCTCACCGCCGCCCGCGCGGTGCCGGATCGCGAATTCAAGACGACGCCCGTAATGCGCCTGGAGACACGCACCCTGGTGCAGTTGCTCGAGGTCTACCATTACAACAAGGACGCCGTCACGGCGAAGGATTACCCGGACCTGATCACCGACTACATGAAGGAGGGACTCGATCCCCAGCGCCTGTTCTTCACCGCCGAGGACGAAAAAAACTTCCGCACCCAATTCGGCCCGCGCATCGAGACGGACCTCGCCTACCTCGGCAACATCGACACCGCGTTCACCATCTTCCAGACCTACGAGGAGCGCGTGAAGGCGCGCACCGCCTGGATCTTTGAGGAGCTGAAAAAGAACTACGATTTCACCACCCAGGAGGTTTACGCCCCCGACCGCAGCAAGAGCGAGTTTCCGGCCAATGCGGCCGAGGCGGACGAACTGTGGCGCCGCCGCATCAAATTCGAAATCCTCCAGGACGTGCTGGGCAAGAAGACCCAGGAGGAGGCCAAGGCCAGCATCCACAAGCGCTACGAGCGCATGCTCAAAAACGTCGGCGACATCGAGCCGCTCGACATCCAGGAGCTGTTTCTCTCCGCCTTTACCCGGATGTATGACCCGCATTCCTCCTATCTTTCCTCCGACACGCTGCAGGACTTCAGCATCCAGATGAAACTCTCGCTCATCGGCATCGGTGCCGTGCTGAGCATCGAGGACGACGGGAACTGCGTGGTGAAGGAGGTCAAGGCCGGCAGCCCCGCCGACCTCAGCGGCCAGATCCGCACCAACGACAAGATCGTCGCCGTGCGGCAGCAGGGCGGCGAGGCCATCGAGGTCATCGGCATGAAGCTGCGCCGGATCGTCGACATGATCCGCGGAGCCAAGGGCACCAAGGTCACGCTGACCGTCCTGCCGCATGACGCCGTCGACGCGACCAAGACCAAGGAGGTCCACATCGTCCGCGACGTGATCAAGCTGGACGAGGCGCGCGCCACCGCCGCCATCTACGATCTGCCCGGCGAGAACAACCAGACGGTGCCGGTCGGCGTGATCTCGCTCAACTCCTTCTACGGCCCCTCGGAAGACACCGCCGACACGGCGGCCAACAAGAACGCCGCGACGCAGGACGTCGCCGAGCTCATCGGCAAGCTGAAGGCGCAGGGCATCAAGGCCCTCGTCGTCGACCTGCGGCGCAACGGCGGCGGCCTGCTCTCCGAGGCCGTGGACCTGACCGGCCTCTTCATCGAGCAGGGCCCGGTCGTGCAGGTGCGCGACTCCATGGGGCGCCTCCAGGTGGACAGCGATACCAACGCGTCGGTCACCTACGACGGCCCGCTTGCCGTCCTGACCTCCCGTTTCAGCGCCTCGGCCTCCGAGATTTTCGCGGGTGCGCTGCAAAACTACGGCCGCGCCGTCATCATCGGCGACAGCTCCACCCACGGCAAGGGCACCGTCCAAGCCGTGCTGGAGATGAAGAACTTCCTGCCCCGTCTCAGCCAGAACATCACCAACACCGGCGCAGCCAAGCTCACCTACCAGAAGTTCTACCTGCCCAACGGCTCCTCCACCCAGAAGAAGGGTGTGATCCCCGATATCACCCTCCCCTCGATCGATGATTTCCTCCCGATCGGCGAGGCCGACCTGCCGCATGCGCTCATGTGGGACGAGATCAAGTCGACGCCCTTCGAGGGCCATGCCCTCGCCAAGGCCTTCGTCCAGCCCCTGCTGGAAGCCAGCCACGAACGGCAGCAATCGCTCGAGGAATTCGCCTACTGGAAGAAGAATATCGACTGGTCCAAGGAACGCCTCGAGCAGAAGAACATCTCGCTCAACCTCAGCCAGCGCCAGGCCCTCAAGCAGGCGGACGACGATTTCAAGAAGACGATGGATGCCGAACGCGACCGGCTCGCCAAAAACAATTACGCCAGCCGGGAAATCAAACTCGATTCCGTGCTGAAGACCGCGGTCGCCACGCCCAAGGAGAAGCCCGCTCCGGGAGGCGACGACGGCGACACCGATGCGCTCGATGAGGACACCCAGGCCAAGCTGGACGTGCATCTCCGCGAAGCCCTGCGCGTGGTCACCGACGCCCTGCGGCTGAACAAGGACCCGCAATACTGGGCCGACGGCCGGGCCCCGATCACCGCCTTACACAAAGGCTAA
- a CDS encoding rhomboid family intramembrane serine protease: MLSDRSYMRSEYSRGGTTPAYVWLICAIVAMFVLELVVLSPKLGGAAILVQELSLTVEGVREWHLWALLTHSFLHSTSSPWHILFTVSGLIFAGRELEPLLGAKRFLWLYAGMVLLGGLVWTAVNWTHGTGHIGAGSAVFGLLVVLACVHPQMEMSFFLFPVQFNIRHIVYVLIAANALGLLLYEIPGTLLPLGMTPSAHLGGMLAGWIYFRYLHASHGLDRAGGLQLPAWLRRWPKWRASSAGSSPRIPSPNLRAEVDRILDKINSQGFGALTDQEKRVLDEAKDLLSRH; this comes from the coding sequence ATGCTGTCAGACCGCTCTTATATGCGCAGTGAATATTCAAGGGGAGGAACCACCCCCGCCTATGTCTGGCTGATCTGCGCCATCGTGGCGATGTTCGTCCTGGAACTCGTGGTCCTGTCTCCAAAACTGGGCGGGGCCGCGATCCTGGTCCAAGAACTGTCGCTCACCGTGGAAGGCGTGCGGGAGTGGCACCTGTGGGCGCTGCTGACCCACAGTTTCCTGCACAGCACGAGCAGCCCCTGGCACATCCTGTTCACGGTGTCGGGGCTGATTTTTGCCGGCCGCGAGCTCGAGCCGCTGCTGGGCGCGAAGCGCTTTCTCTGGTTGTATGCGGGCATGGTGCTGCTCGGCGGACTCGTCTGGACGGCGGTCAACTGGACCCATGGCACCGGGCATATCGGGGCGGGCAGCGCGGTGTTCGGGCTGCTGGTCGTGCTGGCGTGTGTGCACCCGCAGATGGAGATGAGTTTTTTCCTCTTCCCGGTTCAATTCAACATCCGGCACATCGTCTACGTCCTGATTGCCGCGAATGCGCTCGGGCTGCTCCTGTATGAGATTCCCGGAACCTTGCTGCCCCTCGGCATGACGCCGTCGGCGCACCTGGGCGGCATGCTGGCCGGCTGGATCTACTTCCGCTACCTGCACGCCAGCCATGGTTTGGACCGGGCCGGGGGACTGCAACTGCCCGCCTGGCTGCGGCGCTGGCCGAAATGGCGGGCGTCCTCCGCCGGCAGTTCGCCCCGCATTCCCTCCCCCAACCTTCGGGCGGAAGTGGACCGGATCCTGGACAAGATCAACAGCCAGGGTTTCGGGGCCCTGACCGACCAGGAAAAACGCGTGCTCGACGAGGCGAAGGACTTGTTGAGCCGTCATTAA
- a CDS encoding ferredoxin: MANKAEKWKDNAGGKFYVDQQCIDCDLCRETAPAFFKRHEEGGYSFVHTQPATEEDVQLCMEALEGCPVEAIGNDGEE; the protein is encoded by the coding sequence ATGGCCAACAAAGCTGAAAAATGGAAGGACAACGCCGGCGGCAAATTCTATGTCGATCAGCAGTGCATTGACTGCGATCTTTGCCGCGAGACCGCGCCGGCGTTTTTCAAGCGCCATGAAGAAGGCGGCTATTCCTTCGTCCATACCCAGCCCGCCACCGAAGAAGATGTGCAGCTTTGCATGGAGGCGCTGGAAGGCTGCCCCGTCGAGGCCATCGGCAACGACGGCGAGGAATAA